The following proteins are encoded in a genomic region of Paenibacillus sp. FSL R7-0273:
- a CDS encoding nuclear transport factor 2 family protein, which produces MNQHVTMPSEVQEYYNTINQYQPEAFIDLFAEEAVVRDNGKQIQGKEAIQAWGEAELFSAKVRFTINEIEESGDRIAVTAEMEGEFNRNRVPAPQLFRHDFRIRKGKISSLDVTLK; this is translated from the coding sequence ATGAACCAGCATGTCACTATGCCGAGTGAAGTACAGGAATATTACAATACGATCAACCAATATCAGCCGGAGGCTTTTATCGATTTGTTCGCTGAAGAAGCCGTAGTCAGGGATAACGGAAAGCAGATTCAGGGCAAAGAGGCCATCCAGGCCTGGGGCGAAGCAGAGCTGTTCTCCGCCAAGGTCCGCTTCACCATTAATGAAATCGAGGAGTCCGGAGACAGGATCGCTGTAACTGCAGAGATGGAGGGCGAATTTAACCGGAACCGGGTGCCCGCCCCGCAGCTGTTCAGACATGACTTCAGGATTCGTAAGGGTAAAATCAGTTCGCTGGATGTTACGCTAAAATAA
- a CDS encoding AraC family transcriptional regulator, with protein sequence MDRTSERLLKEDRAHGDVMFPLAAYWIELPAGTHILDTHWHEEAEFFMLLEGEILFQVDTDYSPLRAGEAVFIESGDIHAAHVLKEGPCRFCALVFHPDLLASAQYDTIQQTVILPLQEKRQSFPRHITPAIPWQQELLLQLERMMDAYANKMPGFEAFMKGTLLIMLSQIAAPDRSVNHSLSPGADNAKVNRLKKVILYIQENYKEPIRTSDLSGLIPMSEGQFCRFFKAMTRKTPVDYINSYRIRQAASLLQQTERKISDIALEVGFDNVSYFIKVFRKAMNCSPSEFRKEAVQIAGVGQLHP encoded by the coding sequence ATGGACCGCACATCAGAGCGATTGCTAAAAGAAGACCGCGCACACGGCGATGTCATGTTTCCGCTGGCCGCCTACTGGATCGAGCTTCCGGCCGGAACCCACATTCTTGATACCCACTGGCATGAGGAGGCAGAGTTTTTTATGCTGCTTGAGGGGGAAATCCTGTTCCAGGTGGATACCGATTATTCCCCGCTCCGCGCGGGCGAAGCTGTGTTCATCGAGTCAGGGGATATTCATGCCGCCCATGTCCTGAAGGAAGGCCCTTGCCGCTTCTGCGCGCTGGTATTTCATCCGGATCTGCTGGCCAGTGCCCAGTACGATACGATTCAGCAGACGGTTATTCTGCCGCTTCAGGAGAAGCGCCAGAGCTTTCCCCGCCATATTACACCGGCTATCCCCTGGCAGCAGGAGCTCCTGCTGCAGCTGGAGCGGATGATGGACGCATATGCTAATAAAATGCCCGGATTTGAGGCCTTTATGAAAGGAACCCTGCTGATTATGCTGTCACAGATTGCCGCACCGGACCGTTCCGTGAACCATAGCCTGTCGCCGGGTGCGGATAACGCCAAGGTTAACCGGCTTAAAAAGGTTATCCTGTATATTCAGGAGAACTATAAGGAGCCCATCCGCACCAGTGACCTGTCGGGGCTGATTCCGATGAGCGAAGGCCAGTTCTGCCGTTTCTTCAAGGCCATGACCCGTAAAACGCCGGTGGATTATATTAACTCCTACCGCATCCGCCAGGCGGCTTCCCTGCTGCAGCAGACTGAACGTAAAATCTCCGACATCGCACTGGAGGTCGGCTTTGATAACGTAAGCTATTTCATTAAAGTGTTCCGCAAAGCAATGAACTGCTCGCCTTCGGAGTTCCGTAAAGAGGCGGTGCAGATCGCGGGTGTGGGACAGCTGCATCCGTAA